A single window of Oerskovia paurometabola DNA harbors:
- the nhaA gene encoding Na+/H+ antiporter NhaA, with protein sequence MSTHEQHTPTPDETPRGDPALPTGATPSGALPLVTTQRPSAGRRWKRWVTRETTGGALLIGAAILALLWANSPWRAAYFDLAAFTVGPETLHLDLSLSTWAADGLLAIFFFVVGVELKQEFVAGSLRNPREAGVPMLAAVGGMVVPAILYVTVALWGGGADAVHGWAIPTATDIAFALAVLAVFGRGLPTAIRTFLLTLAVVDDLLAIVVIAVFYTETLHWAPLGLALVGVALFAFLVRRRRTHWWLLLPLALVVWALVHASGIHATVAGVLLGFMVPALAIHGEKTSRTHQYEHRIRPISAGIALPIFAFFAAGVSLVDGGGVGEMIGQPVAIGIIVGLVVGKGIGVLGVTALVTKLTPLRLAPGIGVRDLLPVGLLAGIGFTVSLLIAELSFPDSEHTESAKAAVLLASVASALLAAAALRWDARRKRSDDMNEDGLPDGISTYIGDAADDER encoded by the coding sequence GTGAGCACGCACGAGCAGCACACCCCCACCCCGGACGAGACCCCCCGGGGAGACCCGGCCCTCCCCACGGGAGCGACGCCGTCGGGCGCCCTGCCCCTCGTGACGACCCAGCGGCCGAGCGCCGGGCGCCGCTGGAAGCGCTGGGTCACCCGGGAGACCACGGGCGGTGCGCTCCTCATCGGTGCCGCGATCCTCGCGCTGCTGTGGGCCAACTCGCCCTGGCGCGCGGCGTACTTCGACCTCGCGGCCTTCACGGTCGGTCCCGAGACGTTGCACCTGGACCTGTCGCTGTCGACGTGGGCCGCCGACGGCCTGCTCGCGATCTTCTTCTTCGTCGTGGGCGTCGAGCTCAAGCAGGAGTTCGTCGCCGGATCGCTGCGCAACCCGCGCGAGGCCGGGGTGCCGATGCTCGCGGCCGTGGGTGGCATGGTCGTGCCCGCGATCCTCTACGTCACGGTCGCCCTGTGGGGCGGCGGTGCGGACGCCGTGCACGGCTGGGCCATCCCGACCGCGACCGACATCGCGTTCGCGCTCGCGGTCCTCGCGGTCTTCGGCCGCGGCCTACCGACGGCGATCCGCACCTTCCTGCTGACGCTCGCCGTGGTCGACGACCTGCTCGCGATCGTCGTCATCGCCGTCTTCTACACCGAGACCCTGCACTGGGCGCCGCTCGGCCTCGCCCTCGTGGGCGTCGCGCTGTTCGCGTTCCTCGTGCGCCGCCGCCGCACGCACTGGTGGCTCCTGCTGCCGCTCGCCCTCGTCGTGTGGGCGCTCGTCCACGCGTCCGGCATCCACGCGACCGTCGCGGGCGTCCTGCTCGGCTTCATGGTCCCCGCCCTCGCGATCCACGGCGAGAAGACCTCCCGGACCCACCAGTACGAGCACCGCATCAGGCCGATCTCCGCAGGGATCGCGCTGCCGATCTTCGCGTTCTTCGCCGCAGGTGTCTCGCTCGTCGACGGCGGCGGGGTCGGCGAGATGATCGGCCAGCCGGTCGCGATCGGCATCATCGTCGGGCTCGTGGTCGGCAAGGGGATCGGCGTCCTGGGCGTCACGGCGCTCGTCACGAAGCTCACGCCGCTGCGCCTCGCGCCCGGCATCGGCGTCCGCGACCTGCTGCCCGTGGGCCTGCTCGCGGGCATCGGCTTCACGGTCTCGCTGCTCATCGCCGAGCTGTCCTTCCCCGACTCCGAGCACACCGAGTCGGCCAAGGCCGCGGTGCTCCTCGCCTCGGTCGCCTCGGCGCTCCTCGCGGCCGCCGCGCTGCGCTGGGACGCCCGGCGCAAGCGCTCCGACGACATGAACGAGGACGGCCTGCCCGACGGGATCTCGACGTACATCGGCGACGCCGCGGACGACGAGCGTTGA
- a CDS encoding alpha/beta hydrolase has protein sequence MTPDAPRQSETAPTTGTATAAEHLPRRGAQAAPETPDTVTRADAPRNGDRPARPPLRRRAWAWLQHYARRFSTTGLVLALLFFCYSLTPSLIPRAWYYQALITGMSMVGGYGIGAFVEWFALKVGLRIRWSPRVSRIAWWVLGAATLVLVPLFLVLGARWQHELRALFGMPEQAPANDVATVFVALLIAIAVLQLGRALRRVAQWVSLLVDNIMPKPVARFLSGVIVAVVVVLLFNGVIWAGVLHMLNNVYASANEQIDPKLSPPTEPERSGSVESGSSWESLGAEGRRFVALGPTQAELTEFAAGGDVVDPADVQVPIRVYAGLDPAGDLDATAQRVVDELDRTNAWDRSVLVVATTTGTGWVDPGMSNSLELMHGGDTAIASMQYSYLPSWISFVGDRSTPPDAGKSLYEAVYEAWSQQPEDSRPKLMAFGISLGSFGAQGAFSGLQDMTTRTDGAMFVGTPNFTPNWTYFTTNRDPGSLEYSPVYGDGRQIRWGTEVSSAANVWSVPGTWETPRVVYVQHASDGVTWWSPTTLWSEPDWMREPRGPDVLDAVQWRPFVTFWQLTGDLFVAAASDIPAGHGHVYYLEYADGWSALNAPGGWDEADTARLKEQMLTKQPAASSSTG, from the coding sequence GTGACGCCAGACGCCCCGCGCCAGTCAGAGACCGCCCCGACCACCGGGACCGCGACGGCTGCGGAGCACCTGCCCCGACGCGGTGCGCAGGCCGCGCCGGAGACCCCCGACACGGTGACCCGTGCTGACGCGCCCCGAAACGGTGACCGACCTGCGCGCCCACCGCTGCGCCGTCGGGCGTGGGCATGGCTCCAGCACTACGCGCGCCGCTTCTCGACGACCGGCCTCGTCCTCGCCCTCCTGTTCTTCTGCTACTCGCTCACGCCCTCGCTCATCCCCCGTGCCTGGTACTACCAGGCGCTCATCACGGGCATGAGCATGGTCGGCGGGTACGGGATCGGAGCGTTCGTCGAGTGGTTCGCCCTCAAGGTCGGGCTGCGGATCCGCTGGAGCCCACGCGTGAGCCGCATCGCGTGGTGGGTGCTCGGCGCCGCGACACTCGTCCTGGTGCCCCTCTTCCTCGTCCTGGGCGCCCGGTGGCAGCACGAGCTGCGCGCCCTGTTCGGCATGCCCGAGCAGGCACCCGCCAACGACGTCGCGACCGTGTTCGTGGCCCTGCTCATCGCGATCGCGGTCCTGCAGCTCGGCCGAGCGCTGCGCCGCGTCGCCCAGTGGGTGAGCCTGCTCGTCGACAACATCATGCCGAAGCCGGTCGCGCGCTTCCTGAGCGGCGTGATCGTCGCGGTCGTCGTGGTCCTGCTGTTCAACGGCGTGATCTGGGCCGGCGTGCTGCACATGCTCAACAACGTCTACGCGAGCGCCAACGAGCAGATCGACCCCAAGCTCTCCCCGCCCACCGAGCCCGAGCGGTCGGGCTCGGTGGAGTCCGGCTCGTCGTGGGAGTCGCTCGGCGCCGAGGGACGACGCTTCGTGGCGCTCGGCCCGACCCAGGCCGAGCTCACCGAGTTCGCAGCAGGTGGAGACGTGGTCGACCCGGCGGACGTCCAGGTGCCGATCCGCGTCTATGCGGGTCTCGACCCTGCGGGAGACCTCGACGCGACCGCGCAGCGCGTGGTCGACGAGCTCGACCGCACGAACGCGTGGGACCGGTCCGTCCTGGTCGTCGCCACCACGACGGGAACGGGCTGGGTGGACCCGGGCATGAGCAACTCGCTCGAGCTCATGCACGGCGGCGACACCGCGATCGCCTCGATGCAGTACTCCTACCTGCCGAGCTGGATCAGCTTCGTGGGTGACCGCAGCACCCCGCCGGACGCGGGCAAGTCCCTCTACGAGGCCGTGTACGAGGCCTGGTCGCAGCAGCCCGAGGACTCGCGGCCGAAGCTCATGGCGTTCGGGATCTCGCTCGGCTCGTTCGGCGCGCAGGGGGCGTTCAGCGGCCTCCAGGACATGACGACCCGCACCGACGGCGCCATGTTCGTGGGCACGCCCAACTTCACGCCCAACTGGACGTACTTCACGACGAACCGCGACCCGGGCTCGCTCGAGTACTCGCCCGTGTACGGGGACGGGCGTCAGATCCGCTGGGGCACCGAGGTCTCGAGCGCCGCGAACGTCTGGTCCGTGCCCGGCACGTGGGAGACCCCGCGCGTCGTCTACGTCCAGCACGCGTCCGACGGCGTCACGTGGTGGTCGCCCACGACCCTGTGGTCCGAGCCCGACTGGATGCGCGAGCCCCGCGGCCCCGACGTGCTCGACGCCGTGCAGTGGCGACCCTTCGTCACGTTCTGGCAGCTCACGGGCGACCTGTTCGTCGCGGCTGCCTCCGACATCCCCGCAGGTCACGGGCACGTGTACTACCTCGAGTACGCCGACGGCTGGTCGGCGCTCAACGCGCCCGGCGGCTGGGACGAGGCCGACACCGCACGGCTCAAGGAACAGATGCTCACCAAGCAGCCCGCGGCGTCGAGCTCGACGGGCTGA
- a CDS encoding catalase, which translates to MSARRTPDQEPPADVSPTGVPADQKDPDPRAQQGDRLTTAQGLRVHDTDHSLKAGPRGPVLLEDHHLREKITHFDHERIPERVVHARGAAAHGVFTSYGNASAITKAGFLSQEGKETEVFVRFSTVAGSRGSADTVRDVRGFSTKFYTDEGVYDLVGNVIPVFFVQDAIKFPDLIHAVKPHPDREIPQAQSAHDTFWDFVSRHTEAQHTTMWVMSPRGLAASYRTTEGFGVHTFRMENAAGETSLVKLHWKPVAGVHNMVWEEAQLAAGFDPDFHRRDLADAIEAGAFPEWELGLQVMPDTPDEMFMGIDLLDPTKIVPEELCPVQKVGRLRLTANPSNYFAETEQVAFHPGHLVPGIQITNDPLLQGRLFSYLDTQLSRLGGPNFAQLPINRPHAPVDDMLRDGMHQTAVHEGLGTYQPNTMADGLPAVCPVSDPGVYVTLPTPVSGEKVRENPVSFADHFTQPRMFWNSLTPIEQTQTVAAYTFELGKCQDEQVRVHQLRALAKIDADLVARVAAGLGLPVPEGEPGDGRDGAGEGPGAGESDGITRSAAISEVSDVPGPIAGRNVGVFVGEDLVDGLRAVRERIGAEQALVKVVAARGGVVGSGADEQKVDRTAATVRSIELDAVVVADGMAGSALGTHPRTRTVLEEAFRHGKAIAAWGDGVDVLVAAGIDTEAEGVLTADELSDGLLDDLVDAVGLHRAWGRLSALDAAGTQAW; encoded by the coding sequence ATGAGCGCGCGACGAACCCCCGACCAGGAGCCCCCGGCGGACGTGAGCCCCACGGGCGTGCCCGCCGACCAGAAGGACCCGGACCCCCGCGCCCAGCAGGGCGACCGGCTGACGACGGCCCAGGGGCTGCGGGTCCACGACACCGACCATTCGCTCAAGGCCGGACCGCGCGGCCCGGTCCTGCTCGAGGACCACCACCTGCGCGAGAAGATCACGCACTTCGACCACGAGCGGATCCCGGAGCGGGTCGTGCACGCGCGGGGCGCGGCCGCCCACGGTGTCTTCACCTCGTACGGCAACGCGTCCGCGATCACCAAGGCGGGCTTCCTGTCGCAGGAGGGCAAGGAGACCGAGGTCTTCGTCCGCTTCTCGACCGTCGCGGGGTCGAGGGGCTCGGCGGACACCGTGCGCGACGTCCGGGGCTTCTCGACCAAGTTCTACACCGACGAGGGTGTGTACGACCTGGTCGGCAACGTGATCCCGGTGTTCTTCGTCCAGGACGCGATCAAGTTCCCGGACCTGATTCATGCGGTCAAGCCGCACCCGGACCGTGAGATCCCGCAGGCGCAGAGCGCGCACGACACGTTCTGGGACTTCGTGTCCCGGCACACCGAGGCCCAGCACACGACCATGTGGGTCATGTCGCCGCGCGGGCTCGCGGCGTCCTACCGGACGACCGAGGGGTTCGGCGTCCACACCTTCCGCATGGAGAACGCGGCGGGCGAGACCTCGCTGGTCAAGCTCCACTGGAAGCCCGTGGCGGGAGTGCACAACATGGTCTGGGAGGAGGCGCAGCTCGCGGCGGGCTTCGACCCCGACTTCCACCGTCGTGACCTGGCCGACGCGATCGAGGCGGGCGCGTTCCCCGAGTGGGAGCTGGGGCTGCAGGTCATGCCGGACACCCCGGACGAGATGTTCATGGGCATCGACCTCCTCGACCCGACGAAGATCGTGCCCGAGGAGCTGTGCCCGGTGCAGAAGGTGGGCCGGCTGCGGCTCACGGCGAACCCGTCGAACTACTTCGCCGAGACCGAGCAGGTGGCGTTCCACCCGGGCCACCTGGTGCCCGGGATCCAGATCACGAACGACCCTCTGCTCCAGGGGCGCCTGTTCTCCTACCTGGACACGCAGCTCAGCCGCCTGGGCGGACCGAACTTCGCGCAGCTCCCGATCAACCGCCCGCACGCCCCGGTCGACGACATGCTGCGCGACGGGATGCACCAGACGGCGGTGCACGAGGGGTTGGGGACGTACCAGCCGAACACGATGGCGGACGGCCTCCCGGCCGTGTGTCCCGTGAGCGACCCGGGCGTCTACGTGACGCTGCCGACCCCGGTGTCGGGCGAGAAGGTCCGGGAGAACCCGGTGTCGTTCGCCGACCACTTCACGCAGCCCCGGATGTTCTGGAACTCGCTCACGCCCATCGAGCAGACCCAGACCGTGGCGGCCTACACCTTCGAGCTCGGCAAGTGCCAGGACGAGCAGGTGCGCGTGCACCAGCTGCGCGCCCTGGCGAAGATCGACGCCGACCTGGTCGCGCGTGTCGCGGCGGGCCTGGGCCTGCCGGTCCCCGAGGGCGAGCCTGGCGACGGTCGTGACGGCGCGGGAGAAGGGCCGGGGGCGGGGGAGTCCGACGGCATCACGCGGTCTGCCGCGATCTCGGAGGTCAGCGACGTCCCCGGCCCGATCGCGGGGAGGAACGTCGGCGTGTTCGTCGGCGAGGACCTGGTCGACGGCCTTCGTGCGGTCCGGGAGCGGATCGGCGCCGAGCAGGCGCTCGTCAAGGTCGTCGCCGCACGCGGTGGCGTGGTGGGCTCGGGGGCCGACGAGCAGAAGGTCGACCGCACCGCGGCGACCGTCCGCTCGATCGAGCTCGACGCGGTCGTGGTCGCGGACGGCATGGCCGGGTCTGCGCTCGGGACCCACCCGCGGACGCGGACCGTGCTGGAGGAGGCCTTCCGCCACGGCAAGGCGATCGCGGCCTGGGGCGACGGCGTCGACGTCCTGGTCGCGGCCGGGATCGACACCGAGGCCGAAGGAGTTCTCACGGCCGACGAGCTGTCGGACGGCCTGCTCGACGACCTCGTCGACGCCGTCGGCCTGCACCGTGCGTGGGGCCGGCTCTCGGCGTTGGACGCCGCGGGCACCCAGGCCTGGTAG
- a CDS encoding methionine--tRNA ligase, producing MTAQTSPAGTPARPTFYVTTAIPYVNGDPHLGHALELVQTDVLARHARLRGRPTRFLTGTDDHALKNVSAARAAGREVGAFVAEHVEDFRALRPALSLSTDDFLSTSTDPRHRPGVEALWRRCAEAGDFYRRSYEGLYCAGCEQFYSPDELDASGRCPEHLPLPERVVEENWFFRLSRHTDAICEVITSGRVRINPAAKRNEVLAFLDAGLEDFSVSRPATRSDGWGIPVPGDPSQVVYVWWDALTNYVTALGYGAGPAAPGAADDYRTWWSGGDERVHVIGKGITRFHAVYWLGLLLSAGEPLPTTIHVHDYVTAGGAKLAKSAGTAVHPVGLVDAFGTDALRWWFAREVPLLGDAEFTTERLVARHDDELAHGVGNLVNRTLTLVHRFRGGAVPAIPRARATDPDELSAAVGQVGTAVDAALADADLRAATGAVRRVVDAANRYVNAEKPWELAARERTGNQDAGGRLDQVLARLVEACRVVAVELSPFVPDGAARLREQLGSPQVAEASGPDRVGHPTPVFPRLGTDR from the coding sequence ATGACCGCCCAGACCTCCCCCGCCGGCACGCCCGCCCGGCCCACCTTCTACGTCACGACCGCCATCCCCTACGTCAACGGCGACCCGCACCTCGGCCACGCGCTCGAGCTCGTCCAGACCGACGTCCTGGCCCGGCACGCTCGCCTGCGCGGACGCCCGACACGCTTCCTCACGGGCACCGACGACCACGCCCTCAAGAACGTCAGCGCCGCCCGCGCCGCGGGTCGCGAGGTCGGGGCGTTCGTCGCCGAGCACGTCGAGGACTTCCGCGCGCTGCGCCCGGCGCTGTCCCTGTCCACGGACGACTTCCTGTCGACGTCGACCGACCCCCGGCACCGCCCCGGCGTCGAGGCGCTGTGGCGGCGCTGCGCCGAGGCGGGGGACTTCTACCGGCGTTCCTACGAGGGCCTGTACTGCGCGGGCTGCGAGCAGTTCTACTCCCCCGACGAGCTCGACGCGTCGGGCCGCTGCCCCGAGCACCTGCCGCTGCCCGAGCGGGTGGTCGAGGAGAACTGGTTCTTCCGGCTGTCGCGCCACACCGACGCGATCTGCGAGGTGATCACGTCGGGGCGCGTGCGCATCAACCCGGCCGCCAAGCGCAACGAGGTGCTCGCGTTCCTCGACGCGGGGCTCGAGGACTTCAGCGTCTCGCGTCCCGCGACCCGCTCGGACGGCTGGGGCATCCCGGTCCCCGGGGACCCGTCGCAGGTCGTCTACGTGTGGTGGGACGCGCTGACCAACTACGTCACGGCGCTGGGCTACGGTGCGGGCCCCGCCGCCCCGGGAGCAGCGGACGACTACCGCACCTGGTGGTCCGGCGGCGACGAGCGCGTGCACGTGATCGGCAAGGGCATCACGCGCTTCCACGCGGTCTACTGGCTCGGGCTCCTGCTCTCGGCGGGCGAGCCGCTGCCCACCACGATCCACGTGCACGACTACGTCACGGCCGGTGGCGCCAAGCTCGCCAAGTCGGCGGGCACCGCGGTGCACCCCGTCGGGCTCGTGGACGCGTTCGGCACCGACGCCCTGCGGTGGTGGTTCGCGCGCGAGGTCCCGCTCCTGGGCGACGCCGAGTTCACGACCGAGCGACTCGTCGCGCGGCACGACGACGAGCTCGCGCACGGCGTGGGGAACCTGGTCAACCGCACGCTCACGCTCGTGCACCGGTTCCGCGGCGGCGCCGTGCCCGCGATCCCGCGCGCCCGGGCGACGGACCCCGACGAGCTGAGCGCCGCCGTCGGGCAGGTGGGGACGGCCGTGGACGCGGCCCTCGCCGACGCCGACCTGCGAGCCGCGACCGGGGCCGTCCGGCGCGTCGTCGACGCGGCCAACCGGTACGTGAACGCGGAGAAGCCGTGGGAGCTCGCGGCCCGCGAGCGCACCGGGAACCAGGACGCGGGCGGGCGCCTCGACCAGGTCCTCGCACGGCTCGTCGAGGCGTGCCGGGTCGTCGCGGTCGAGCTCTCGCCGTTCGTGCCCGACGGCGCCGCGCGCCTGCGCGAGCAGCTCGGCTCCCCGCAGGTCGCCGAGGCCTCCGGACCTGACCGCGTGGGCCACCCGACACCGGTCTTCCCCCGCCTGGGAACTGACCGCTAG
- a CDS encoding helix-turn-helix domain-containing protein has product MPVEDEADALTIGRRVRHLRTERGMTLDELGAAIGRAPSQVSVIENGRREPKFSQLQAIARALGASVEDLLSAEPPTRRAALEIELERAQRGPLFASLGLGAVRVGKSLPSDALEAIVGLQRELERLHTERAATPEEARRANTELRATMRAQDNHFPELETTARELLDGVGHARGPMSQRVAADLATHLGFSLHYVHDLPHSTRSVIDLRHHRVYLPSTGTRASSDPRSALLQALASHVLGHHEPRDYGEFLRQRVEANYLSAALLLPERDAVKLLKEAKDAREISVEDLRDAFSVSYETAAHRFTNLATTHLGVPVHFMKIHESGIIHKAYENDGVRFPADPLGAVEGQYVCRNWTARTVFAVEDRLSPFSQYTDTPTGTYWCTSRVQDSDDGQFSVSVGVPFGHVKWFRGRETTERTVSRCPDESCCRRPPEALTERWADRSWPSARPHASMLAAMPVGAFPGVDQTEVFRFLESHAPALR; this is encoded by the coding sequence ATGCCCGTCGAGGACGAGGCCGACGCCCTGACGATCGGCCGTCGCGTCCGGCACCTGCGGACCGAGCGGGGCATGACGCTCGACGAGCTCGGGGCCGCGATAGGCCGGGCGCCCTCGCAGGTCTCCGTGATCGAGAACGGGCGCCGCGAGCCCAAGTTCTCCCAGCTCCAGGCCATCGCCCGGGCGCTCGGGGCGAGCGTCGAGGACCTGCTCTCGGCCGAGCCGCCCACGCGCCGCGCAGCCCTCGAGATCGAGCTCGAACGTGCCCAGCGCGGCCCTCTGTTCGCCTCGCTCGGGCTCGGCGCGGTGCGGGTCGGCAAGTCGCTCCCGAGCGACGCCCTCGAGGCGATCGTCGGCCTCCAGCGCGAGCTCGAGCGCCTGCACACCGAGCGGGCCGCGACCCCCGAGGAGGCCCGCCGCGCGAACACCGAGCTCCGCGCGACCATGCGCGCCCAGGACAACCACTTCCCCGAGCTCGAGACGACCGCGCGCGAGCTGCTCGACGGCGTCGGGCACGCGCGCGGTCCCATGTCGCAGCGCGTGGCCGCTGACCTCGCGACGCACCTGGGGTTCTCGCTGCACTACGTGCACGACCTGCCGCACTCGACCCGCTCGGTCATCGACCTGCGGCACCACCGCGTGTACCTGCCGAGCACGGGCACGCGCGCGTCGAGCGACCCGCGCTCGGCCCTGCTCCAGGCGCTCGCGTCGCACGTGCTGGGCCACCACGAGCCGCGCGACTACGGCGAGTTCCTGCGCCAGCGCGTCGAGGCCAACTACCTGTCGGCCGCGCTCCTGCTGCCCGAGCGCGACGCCGTCAAGCTCCTCAAGGAGGCCAAGGACGCACGCGAGATCTCGGTCGAGGACCTCCGCGACGCGTTCTCGGTGTCGTACGAGACCGCGGCCCACCGGTTCACGAACCTCGCCACGACCCACCTCGGCGTGCCCGTGCACTTCATGAAGATCCACGAGTCGGGGATCATCCACAAGGCGTACGAGAACGACGGCGTGCGCTTCCCCGCGGACCCCCTCGGGGCCGTCGAGGGGCAGTACGTGTGCCGCAACTGGACCGCGCGCACGGTGTTCGCGGTCGAGGACCGGCTGAGCCCGTTCAGCCAGTACACCGACACCCCGACGGGCACCTACTGGTGCACGTCGCGGGTCCAGGACTCCGACGACGGCCAGTTCTCGGTGAGCGTGGGCGTGCCGTTCGGGCACGTCAAGTGGTTCCGCGGGCGCGAGACGACCGAGCGCACGGTCTCGCGCTGCCCCGACGAGTCGTGCTGCCGTCGCCCGCCCGAAGCCCTGACCGAGCGCTGGGCGGACCGGTCGTGGCCGAGCGCGCGCCCGCACGCGAGCATGCTCGCCGCGATGCCGGTCGGGGCGTTCCCGGGCGTGGACCAGACCGAGGTGTTCCGCTTCCTGGAGTCTCACGCCCCGGCGCTGCGCTAG
- the aceA gene encoding isocitrate lyase produces MSWATDPRWSDVQRDYTAEDVVALRGSVREERTLARRGAEKLWDLIHTEEWVAALGAMTGNQAVQQVRAGLKAIYLSGWQVAADANLSGQTYPDQSLYPANSVPAVVRRINNALLRADQIETSERSGSPAGQTPERDWIAPIVADAEAGFGGPLNAYELMHSMIEAGAAGVHWEDQLASEKKCGHLGGKVLVPTAQHIRTLNAARLAADVAGVPTVIIARTDALAADLITSDVDPRDQEFLTGERTAEGFYRTRPGIDTVISRGLAYAPYADLIWVETGEPDLELARRFAEVVHAQYPDKKLAYNCSPSFNWKKHLDDAQIASFQKELAAMGYAFQFITLAGFHAVSHSMFELARGYNDRAMSAYVELQEAEFASESDGYTATRHQREVGTGYFDRVATALNPDSATLALAGSTETAQFH; encoded by the coding sequence CTGTCCTGGGCGACCGACCCCCGCTGGTCCGACGTGCAGCGCGACTACACGGCCGAGGACGTCGTCGCCCTGCGCGGCTCGGTGCGCGAGGAGCGGACCCTGGCCCGCCGCGGCGCCGAGAAGCTGTGGGACCTCATCCACACCGAGGAGTGGGTCGCCGCGCTCGGCGCCATGACCGGCAACCAGGCCGTGCAGCAGGTCCGCGCGGGCCTCAAGGCCATCTACCTGTCGGGCTGGCAGGTCGCGGCCGACGCCAACCTGTCGGGCCAGACGTACCCCGACCAGTCGCTCTACCCCGCGAACTCGGTGCCGGCCGTCGTGCGCCGCATCAACAACGCGCTGCTGCGCGCCGACCAGATCGAGACCTCAGAGCGGTCCGGATCGCCCGCCGGGCAGACGCCCGAGCGCGACTGGATCGCCCCCATCGTCGCCGACGCCGAGGCCGGCTTCGGCGGTCCCCTCAACGCCTACGAGCTCATGCACTCGATGATCGAGGCAGGGGCCGCAGGCGTGCACTGGGAGGACCAGCTCGCGTCCGAGAAGAAGTGCGGCCACCTGGGCGGCAAGGTCCTCGTCCCGACCGCGCAGCACATCCGCACCCTCAACGCGGCCCGCCTCGCCGCGGATGTCGCCGGGGTCCCGACCGTCATCATCGCCCGCACCGACGCGCTCGCCGCCGACCTCATCACGTCCGACGTCGACCCGCGCGACCAGGAGTTCCTCACGGGCGAGCGCACGGCCGAGGGCTTCTACCGGACGCGTCCTGGCATCGACACGGTCATCTCGCGCGGCCTGGCCTACGCCCCCTACGCCGACCTCATCTGGGTCGAGACGGGAGAGCCCGACCTCGAGCTGGCCCGCCGGTTCGCCGAGGTCGTCCACGCGCAGTACCCCGACAAGAAGCTCGCGTACAACTGCTCGCCGTCGTTCAACTGGAAGAAGCACCTCGACGACGCCCAGATCGCGAGCTTCCAGAAGGAGCTCGCCGCGATGGGCTACGCGTTCCAGTTCATCACCCTGGCCGGCTTCCACGCCGTGTCCCACTCCATGTTCGAGCTCGCCCGCGGCTACAACGACCGCGCGATGAGCGCCTACGTCGAGCTCCAGGAGGCCGAGTTCGCCTCCGAGTCCGACGGCTACACGGCCACCCGCCACCAGCGGGAGGTCGGCACCGGCTACTTCGACCGCGTCGCCACGGCTCTCAACCCCGACAGCGCCACCCTCGCGCTCGCCGGGTCCACCGAGACCGCCCAGTTCCACTAA